Proteins encoded together in one Columba livia isolate bColLiv1 breed racing homer chromosome 3, bColLiv1.pat.W.v2, whole genome shotgun sequence window:
- the LOC102087770 gene encoding sulfotransferase 6B1 isoform X1, whose translation MEKSRKKFVDILGKAMATADTLDRDKLLFSYKGILYPVSFCSPEVFRSMESLEARSDDIILAGYPKSGTNWVGQILSDLVAIFEKKTQNKESSENDENLEEFPYLEMGDTEKYERMNKLPSRRVIFTHLLPENLPRSIFKNKAKILLLLRNPKDVATSFYHFSNGISTLPSYETWDDFFVAFMTKKMAWGCYFEYLSKWNKHAADENIMTITYEELKENPVLGVKNIAAFFGIPLTEKELQSVVERCSFQSMKKNSQKTHGAFGNILFRKGGVSDWKNLFSEDQNEKMDKAFEEHMRGTKLGAKLKYDVYCKA comes from the exons ATGGAGAAGTCCAGAAAAAAATTTGTCGATATCCTAGGCAAGGCGATGGCTACTGCTGACACACTGGATCGGgacaaacttcttttttcttacaaaggGATTCTCTACCCTGTTAGTTTTTGCAGTCCTGAAGTGTTCAGAAGCATGGAGTCTCTTGAAGCCAGAAGTGATGATATCATTTTGGCAGGATACCCGAAATCTG gtACAAACTGGGTAGGCCAAATCTTAAGTGATCTGGTAGccatatttgaaaagaaaacacagaataaagaaagcagtgaGAATGATGAAAATCTAGAAGAATTTCCCTATCTTGAAATGGGAGATACTGAGAAATATGAG CGAATGAACAAATTACCTTCTCGAAGAGTTATATTTActcatctcctccctgaaaATCTTCCCAGGTCTATCTTCAAAAACAAAGCCAAG ATATTGTTACTGCTTCGCAATCCAAAAGATGTGGCTACATCTTTTTATCATTTTTCCAATGGCATATCTACTCTTCCTTCTTATGAGACCTGGGATGATTTCTTTGTAGCTTTCATGACGAAGAAAA tggCCTGGGGATGCTACTTTGAATACCTTTCCAAATGGAACAAACATGCTGCTGATGAAAATATTATGACAATAACTTATGAAGAGCTAAAAGAG AATCCAGTCCTGGGTGTGAAAAACATagctgctttctttgggattcccCTGACTGAGAAAGAGCTTCAGAGTGTGGTAGAGAGGTGCAGCTTCCAGTCAATGAAGAAGAACTCACAGAAGACCCACGGGGCATTTGGCAATATTCTCTTTCGCAAAG GTGGTGTAAGTGACTGGAAGAATCTTTTCAGTGAAGATCAGAATGAGAAAATGGACAAAGCATTTGAAGAACATATGAGAGGAACCAAACTGGGAGCAAAGTTAAAGTATGATGTGTACTGTAAAGCCTGA
- the LOC102087770 gene encoding sulfotransferase 6B1 isoform X2: MEKSRKKFVDILGKAMATADTLDRDKLLFSYKGILYPVSFCSPEVFRSMESLEARSDDIILAGYPKSGTNWVGQILSDLVAIFEKKTQNKESSENDENLEEFPYLEMGDTEKYERMNKLPSRRVIFTHLLPENLPRSIFKNKAKILLLLRNPKDVATSFYHFSNGISTLPSYETWDDFFVAFMTKKMAWGCYFEYLSKWNKHAADENIMTITYEELKENPVLGVKNIAAFFGIPLTEKELQSVVERCSFQSMKKNSQKTHGAFGNILFRKDCCQACYLLLCLRRLVMQHW, translated from the exons ATGGAGAAGTCCAGAAAAAAATTTGTCGATATCCTAGGCAAGGCGATGGCTACTGCTGACACACTGGATCGGgacaaacttcttttttcttacaaaggGATTCTCTACCCTGTTAGTTTTTGCAGTCCTGAAGTGTTCAGAAGCATGGAGTCTCTTGAAGCCAGAAGTGATGATATCATTTTGGCAGGATACCCGAAATCTG gtACAAACTGGGTAGGCCAAATCTTAAGTGATCTGGTAGccatatttgaaaagaaaacacagaataaagaaagcagtgaGAATGATGAAAATCTAGAAGAATTTCCCTATCTTGAAATGGGAGATACTGAGAAATATGAG CGAATGAACAAATTACCTTCTCGAAGAGTTATATTTActcatctcctccctgaaaATCTTCCCAGGTCTATCTTCAAAAACAAAGCCAAG ATATTGTTACTGCTTCGCAATCCAAAAGATGTGGCTACATCTTTTTATCATTTTTCCAATGGCATATCTACTCTTCCTTCTTATGAGACCTGGGATGATTTCTTTGTAGCTTTCATGACGAAGAAAA tggCCTGGGGATGCTACTTTGAATACCTTTCCAAATGGAACAAACATGCTGCTGATGAAAATATTATGACAATAACTTATGAAGAGCTAAAAGAG AATCCAGTCCTGGGTGTGAAAAACATagctgctttctttgggattcccCTGACTGAGAAAGAGCTTCAGAGTGTGGTAGAGAGGTGCAGCTTCCAGTCAATGAAGAAGAACTCACAGAAGACCCACGGGGCATTTGGCAATATTCTCTTTCGCAAAG ATTGTTGTCAGGCATGTTATCTACTATTATGCTTGAGGAGACTGGTCATGCAGCACTGGTGA